The stretch of DNA GGAGCATCACCGACACGGTATAGCCGGTAAACGCAATCAACGCAGTGAGGGGCAGGGCGACAGACATCATGCATTCCTTCCTTGGGGTGATGAGCAGAATTGCCAGCCTATAGCGCCATCGCCAAATAAGCCATTGACGCGCGCACCGCCGTCGGGCTAATTTCAGGCCCATGACTTCCACCGTATTGCGCTGCCAGCCAAGCATTATTACCGCCATTCCTCATTTGGCGGGCTAGCTCACGACTGCAGCACCCAACCCGCCCTAGAGGCGGGTTTTTACTTTCTGTCTCCGGGGTTTTGATCAAAACGTCAGGAGACGACCATGCCGCACAGCCCCGACCAGCAAGCCCTGCTTGAGCAGTACGTGAAAAAGATCCTGGCCGCGCCGGTCTACGACATTGCCGTACGCACGCCGTTGCAAGCGGCGCCGGCACTGTCCGAGATGCTGGGCAACCGGATCCTGCTCAAGCGCGAAGACCTGCAGCCGACGTTTTCCTTCAAGATCCGTGGCGCCTACAACAGGCTGGTCCAGTTGAGCGATGCGCAGAAAGCATGCGGGGTGATCACCGCATCGGCGGGCAATCATGCCCAGGGCGTGGCGCTGGCGGCGCGGGAACTGGGGATCGCCGCGACCATCGTCATGCCCTCGACCACCCCCGAACTGAAAGTGCTCGGGGTGCGAAGTCGTGGCGCCGAAGCGCTGCTGCATGGCGAGAGTTTTCCATTTGCCCTGGCCCATGCGCTGCAACTGGCCGAGCAAACCGGGCGCACCTTTGTCTCGCCGTTCGACGACCCGGACGTGATCGCCGGCCAAGGCACGGTGGCCATGGAAATCCTGCGTCAGCATCAGGGTTCGCTGGATGCGATCTTCGTTCCGGTGGGCGGTGGCGGCTTCATCGCCGGCATCGCGGCGTACGTCAAATACCTGCGGCCGGAAGTGCGCATCATCGGTGTCGAATCGGAGCACTCGGCCTGCCTGAAGGCGGCGCTGCAAGCGGATGAACGGGTGGTGCTGCCCAACGTCGGGACGTTCGCCGATGGCGTGGCGGTGGCGCAGATCGGCGCTTATGGATTTGAAGTGTGCAGGTTTTGCGTGGACGAGGTGGTCACCGTCAGCAATGACGACCTCTGCGCCGCGATCAAGAATATCTACGACGATACCCGCTCGATCACCGAACCTTCCGGTGCGTTGGCGGTGGCCGGGATCAAACAGTACGTGGCCCGCACCGGTGTTCGGGAGCAGACCTTCGTCGCGATCGACTCCGGCGCCAACATCAATTTTGACAGCCTGCGTCACGTCGCCGAGCGCGCCGCAGTGTGTGGCGTCCCGGCGTGACAACGCTCAGGGCAGCAGTGGGCGCAGGAAACTGCGCTCGTAGCTGACGATGAACTTCTTCTGCACCAGTGATTCCACCAGCGCCGTGCTTTGCGGGTCGGTCAGCGCGATGTGCCGGTAGCTTTCGTAATCGGCCAGCGATGGAAAGCTGAACAGGCAATAAGCGATGTTGCTCGCGCCCTCGGAGGGCAGGAAGTAGCCGTGATGAGTGCCGCCCAACCGCTCGACGATGTCCAGCCAGGCCTTGGCGTAGGCCTCGAATTCGGTCAGTTGGTATGGATCGATCACGTATCGCACATGGCAGGTAATCACGTTTGGGCCCCCCGGTTCAGGTCATTCCGCGATGGCGGTGCCGACCTTGTCCGATGCCGACCAGATGCGGTAGCGCACCTCGACGTCTTTGGGGGCGTAAATCACCAGCGGCAGCTTGCTGTTGTAACGCAGCATGAAGCCGTCACCGACCACCGGGACAAAGGCGCGTTTCTTTTGGGAGCCAGGCGGGCAGGCCATCAGGGTGCTCATCGGGCCGATGACTTTTTCCAGGCGGTAGAACGGGTAGCCCCAGCCTTCGAGGTTTTTCTCGTCCAGAGCGCCGCCCAGTCGCTGGCGATTGCAGTCGACTTCCAGGGTTTTGCCGGCGAGGACTTCAACCTGGAAGTTCTCTTCCTGATCCTGCTTGGGCAGGTAGATGACCTGGCGGGTAAAGCCGTTTTCCGCCTTGGGATACGGCGCGACATCTTCGAGCTTGGCCGCGTGGGCGAGGGTGGACAGGCCGGCAACGAGCAGACCGATTGTCGCGCGAGCGCGTAAAGAACCCATGGAAGCCTCCTGGCGGGTGTAGGGTGGATGACGGGCATTCTCACTGTCATCAGCGATGAATGCAAACCGGCGTCGACTTGCAAATTGCAGTGCGCAAGCGGGTTCATCTTGCATTTTGCAACTGGCCAACCACTGGCCACAGCGCCAAGTGCTTGATTTATCGAGGGTCAAAACAACCCGATGAAAGGCACGCTTTATGCGTCTATTTGGTGCGGCGCACCGGGTTCGGGCGCCTACACTCCATGAGGCATTTCGCAGTACAACCGTTTGCCGCACCAGGGAATCAGCGGGGACACACCCGCGCAGGGGCAGAAAAAGCGGTCAACGTGAAGAGTTGATTGGCAGTTTCATTAATAAGGAGAGGTTCATCATGTTTCTGTCTGCCTTGGAACTACGCAATATCATTGAAAGCAGTTTTCTGCCTAAACGCTGCCAGTGCACGCTGTCGCCAGACTTGTCGATGACGGTCAAGGTATTCGGCGACCACCAGACTGACCAGGTTGATCTACACGTCAGCGGTATCGACGCCAGCCATTTGAATGGCTGTCGCGAAATCAACGACTTGATCGCCGGCCTGCGTTCGGACCTGGCGCAACAAACCATGCCAAACCATTACAGCCCGAGATCCAGAGCGGTTTAACTCACGGTTTCACCCAGTTCGACCGTCACGCGCCGGGCCTGCACAAAGCCAAGGCCCAGCGCGAACTCGACCAGCACCGCGAGCAGAATCCCGGGGCCGGCATGGCCGTTCAGCCACTCGCTGAAACCTAATACCGCCAAACCAAAACAACCGACGATAAACCCGTTGCTCAGGGCGTTGCGGCCCAGCGACGGCGGCGCGTTGCGCACCAGATAGAACATCACCCCCAACGCCGCAAACAGCACCGCGCTGCGCCGCGCGACAAACCCGGCAGCGCTCGAATACTCGATGCTCCAGATCGCCAGCAATACCTCCGGGAAAAAGCCCCAGACCAGCGCCAGCACAAAACACAACGAAGAAGTGATGATCGACAACGTGCGAAACGACAACTGCATGGCGAGTCCTTGCGGCAGTAAGAAGAAGGCCCCGAGCATAACCCGCGAGCCCTCCAGCGCCTACCGCAACGCCGCAAATCAGAGCCTTCTGTCAGTTCTGGTCGCTGCAGGCATCAGACATTTTCCGGTAGGTGATTTCCTCCGGCTTGCCGGCATTGTCGACGTACTTCATGTCAGCAGTAACGACTTTGCACTGACGAGTGGGTTGCTCGGTCATGGAGATCACTTTGTTCACATGCAACGGCATGCCGTACTGATAGGGAACCGGCTTGGTTGCAGCGGTGGTGTCATTGGCCTGAGCCAGCCCCGCGAAGGCGGTGCAGGCGAGGGCGGAGGTGAGCAACAGCGTGCGAATGTTCATGAATCGGACTCCCGTGCGACGGAATGAGCGTTCGGCGCAATACGGCCAAACCTGCCGCACTCGGCGCCAGCCAAGGGCTGAGGTGTGCGGTTCAGTACAGTTTTGGACTGCGGCGTTAAGCGATGGTTAACCTGGCTGAACGCCGGCTGTCTGGCAGAGGGGTGATTTCTCGAAGGGTAGGGCTGAAACCTCGAAGCAGCCAATGCTGGCACCCGTCGGGGCAATGACAGATACCGCAAGCAACCCTCGGATGTGCACGCGGTTAAAGTTTAAGCCTGATGAGCTTTTCACCACGAGCGCTCACTGGAAACGGAAGCTCATCGGTCTCCTGATAAGCCTCGTTTTTGCCGTAACGCAGGTACTTGTGTGAACTTTCATGGCCGACGTTCAAGAAAATCACCTGTGTGCCTTGAGTGCTCAGCCATATCCAGCCTGGACGGTTCCTTTCGGCAAAACTGATCCGGTTGACCTTTCGCTCGGCCGCATCGTAGTAAAACAAAAGTCCCTGAATGTAGTTGGACGTGAATTCACCCGAGACGACGAGCGCGTTCGAGTGCTTATCGAGAGCCACGCACTTCCAGTGAACATCACTACCGCGAGAGGCATCCGAATCCTCGTACAGGAACTGGAGTCCGTGAGCTTCACGCACTTTGTAAACACTCGAGCCGCTGAACGCATCACCACGCAGCAGAGAAATCCGGTGGTCAGCAGCCAGATCACAGCGAGTCAACGTCGAGAACGGCACCGGCGTCGCCCAGACTTGAAAGCACAGTGTCGTAAGGGTTATCCCGGCCAGGCAGCGCTTGAAAAGTCGCATCATTCAGTGCACACGCCGTGGTCGAAAGGAACACGGCGGTCTCACCACCGAGGTTCCGTCCGCCAATTCGAACGACACATCTGGCGCATTTTTTACAAGCTTGTCCAGTTTATTCATTTTCCAATCTCAATGTGCTTCGATGCGGTACACCAGACCGTGGATCTGGCCTTGCCGGTGGCGCCGAAGGTCAGGATGCCGGGTTTGTGCGTCAGCGATCGATAAACCTCACCTACCGTATGGCCGTGGTATGAAGTCATGTATCCGAATCGGATACATGCTCCACTTGAGTTCTTACCCCAAACCAGCGTAGCAAGGCTTCAGGTTCAAACTGAAAGGCTGCGTTCGCGCTCTAAATCAATCAGCCTTGTGGTTGGGCCTGTAGTGGTCAACTAATCCCAGCCTCGACAAATTGCGCCGTACCGACCTTCACTTCACATGCTGCGTCACGCCCACCGTCAAGTGATCATCCGCCCGCATTTCACTGACACGATCCAAATGGGTAATCCGGTGCTCTTCCTCTTCGCACAGGCGCTGAATGAAGTGCAGGTCGGACTCGTCGTACTGCACGCAGTAATCGCGCTGCGGGTACTCGGCGTTGAGCTGGAAACTATAGGCGTCGGCGAGGATGCGGCGATTCGCAATGACTTGGGCAGCAAATGTTGACGCTTGCCTGTAGTGGCAGGATGGAACGGGAGTCCGACGAGACTCCCTCCTGCAATCAGGCGCCATCACTTTATTTACATCAAGCCGTAGCCCTGATAGTCGCTGATGGAATTTGTGCCAAACGCTCAGATTTCTGATTTTCACTGTGCGCAGCCCAGCGATCGATATGGATTTGCAATTCCGGAAGTGCAGTGCAATCACCATAAATATCAGCCAGCGTCAGTGTGGTGGTGCTCAGGCGTGTAATCGTCGTGATTGTTCCTTTGAGCGCATCCAATTCCTTTTGATTGTGCTCGATCGCTTGCCTGATTGCTTTTTGACGTTCCTGAAGATCCGACATTGTTGCGCGGCGTTGGAATGCAGTCGCGCGATCTTGTGGCCGGCTTTCAATCATTCCCCCCGGAAACTCCTTGTCCGCCGCAATCTGCCACTGTTCCAATTGGGTACGGTAGGTTTCAACTTCGAGTTTTAACCGGTCGGATTCGGTCGCACTGATGATGTAGCCGCCGGTTTTCTCCGTCTCTTGCCAGCGACGTATCGTTGCCCAACATGCCGGAATATAACCGTCGAGCATTTTGTGATCGCCGCCGTTGGCCGCCTGAACCAGGAACTGCTTGCGATCCGGCGTATCGTTGTTTTTCAACTGTGCGACGCAGCGAGCCATGGCCGCTTCTTCATATCCTTCGCAGCCGGGTGTCCATAACACAGAGGAGAGCACTCGCCCGGGCAATTGCACAGGCATGAAATAACGCTGTTCACCGTGGTGCCAATAAGGCTTACCGCCAAAGCGTGTCATCCCGGCGGCCATCACCAGTCCTCCGGCAGCTGGCGTCAGAACGCCCGAGACGGTTGCAGCGAGACCGGTAATCCAAATCGGTTTTTTTGTATCCATCCATCCCGCTGGAACGCTGGGTACAGGGTCATTTTGGTTAACGATTCGGTGATGAACCAGCCCTTTTGCCGACTCGACGAATTCTTTGTCGCCAGCACGGGGGGAGCCGAAGGTATAGAGAATGACGTCGCTGGTTATTTCGCGGTATAGCCAATCAGAGAGCAATAAGGCAATAGCGCCGCCGAGGCTGTGGCCGCAGACGATGATTTTTTGGTTAGTGCGGAAACGGCGAATATAGTTATCAATGAATGGTTTCAGCGCCATGAAGGACTCATAAAAACCTTGGTGTGCCTTTCCGGTTCCCCCTTCAATCGGGACTTGCTGAGCATCAATGTCTCGCCATTTGTCCCAATTCTCAGCCGTGCCTCTCACTGCGATTAGAATCATCCGGTCATCGTGTGTGGCATAGGCTTGCGTATCGGTGTTTTTCCAATCGGATGGACCCTGCCTCGCGTCGTTGAAAAAGTGCACGCTCGACGGTGTTTCTATTCCTGCTCCGGCATTGGGGTCGTTTTGCGGGTAAAGACCTGGGTCAAAAGGGACGATCTCAAGGCGCTTGGAGTAGGGCACATCTTCAACCAGCGGGAACGAAGGGTTTTTAGAGTCCGCATACTTCGTTGGTTCTTCGAAGCAGGCCAGGCAGGTGTTCAGCACATGTCCGACGGTGCCCTGAGTGGGATAGGTGAAAGAAAAATCCTTCGGCAGCGTCGCTTCCAGCTTTTCCGGCTTTTGCCCGAAATCGCCGTAGCTCAATGTGGCCAGGAGCGACAACTGATAAAGATTCAAGGCGCTGAATTTGGGAGCTAATGATAATAGCGGTCTGAATGCACGTAAGGCGCGTACTTCGAGAACGTAATGTTTCTCTGGAAGCAGACCTATACCAAAGCTCGGGACCTTGTCTCCGGCAAAATCTCGGGCGAGTTTGGCGCAACCTGCCGGTAGAGGGTTTGTAAGGTCTGCCGCAGGTGGCAAGTGTTTGTTGAACTCAACGAAATCGCGAACTTCAACCTTGTGATATTCGCCTTTTTCGGCAGAAGCCCGGTAAGCGCCCGTCTTGCTGGTGCTGCCGACAGGGCGACGAAGCGTTTTTTCAGCGGCTACTTGAAGCTCTGTTATCGGTAACGGATAGTCGATTCGCTCAGACATATCAACATAGAACTTTTCCGCTCCCGCGTAAGCGGCGGATAGCGTCAATATCAGCGGGCCGTTATAGGTTCCCGTTAATCGTGCAAAAGCTTCTCCGTCCAAGTTGCCTTGATATTTAGTACCTTCCGAGTCCGTTAACACGTAACTCAGGCCTGCATAGGGCTTGGCATCTCCAAACTCGTCTACTAGGCGAAAGCTGATCCAGCCCCCGCGTAATGGGCAAGTTCGGCTTTGGTCAGAAAGCATTGATTTTTCTTGGTTCTGCATAAAAATCCTTATTCATTACAGCCAGGGTACACGGTGCACTCACGTCCATCTTGTTTGAAAGTTCTAAATTGGGGCGGTGTAGTGCATAACTCTTCCCTTCCAGAATTCCATCTCCCGGTACAAGGTTTCCAGCCGTTAGGGACTTTTACCCAGTAGCGTAAGTAGCTGGGTACTTCATCATTTGACAGCTTGAATGTCACATGGATCGTCTTGTCGATAATCGCTTTTTTTGACAAGGATCCGCCTGGTTTGCGACGCTGTAAACGACTCTCTGGAACTTTCCATTCAGGATCTGCGGCAGAACACGATAATAACTTTTCAATCTGATCTTTCTTGGCTTTAGCGGTGCTTATCTGAAAGCTCCAAACACAGAGGCCTCTTTGCTCGATTAGATCCGGGTAGGGTGTCGCGGTACTGTCTGTGCTTTCGGTCTTGATAGAAAGCCCACCCGCCATCTCCAAACCCTGGTCCCAAGCGTCCGACCCGTACGTGGCATTAACTTCGTAGCTCACCCTCGTTAGCTCCATCGAGCAATCGGCAATGTGAAACTCTAACGGAACGTCTGTAGACACCGTCTGCTCAATGTCTTTCGCGTCGATCGTATTTGACTTCTGTTGTTGACGGGTCACAGAACCACCCAAGCCAGAACTGTATACTTGACAGGTTTCACCCTGCTTAGGTGAATACTGAGCTTTTGAAGTAAAGCCAAATTTTGCAGGAACAGTGGCGATCAGCGTGAAATGCTCTCTGCTGTAGTAGCTCGTTGCACCCTCAATAGAGTCCTTCGCCATCTGTCCAGCAAAGCTGCATGCACCAATCAACGGTAATACTAGGAAAAACGCAGCTTGAGCACTGTTTGAAAAGTATTTGCTACCCATTAATGGCTTCCTACTCAACACTGTTTGGATGGATTGTGCATTTGCGAAGCCAGTGGTATCTCCGTAGACGTTGTCTGCGGAGCCGACTTTACCTTGACCGTATTGGACTTCCGTTGTTGGCGTATAACATTGCTACCGAAACCTAAGCTATAGACCTCGCAGTTCTGACCCGATTTGGACAAATAAAGAGCTTTGGAGGTGAAACCGAAGTTTGCAGGCACGGTAGTGATGGGGGGGAAGTGCTCGCGGGAGTGGTAGCTCACGCTGCCTTCTGCAACTTGGCGCGAGGTACTGCAGCCGCCGAGCAGCCACAGCACCACGACCGCAGCCCCAGGTTGAATTTTCAAGCCGCGCTGCCTGCTTTCTGATCAACGAACACTCGTTGGCACCGGTCAAAGTGCAGTTGGGACGTTTCTCCGGGAAGCGGCTCCCACGCAACATCGGTCATGCAAGCTGGGGACAGACGATGACTCAGCATCATTTCTCGCTGTTCCGGTGTGCGCCAGTCCCAAGCCTCAAGCAGGTCCAATTGCTCCTCAAGCCACTCACTGACAACTCGGGTTTCGGCCAGTGTGGCAGCCGCATCGACGTGGTAGGTCAGCAACCAGCGCTTGAGGTTGTCTCGCAGGATGCTTCTGGCTTGCTCGCCCGATTCCGGAGTGCGTAGCCATGGCGCCGGATTCGGTACCGGATACATTCCAGGCCTACTGTTGTCCGCGCTTTTCCAATGGTCCTGGTCCCAATACAGCACGCTGCTGATCGGCCCGAGCAGCAGCGGCCATTCGGTTTCTTTCATGTTGCCCAGGCAGCGGGCCAGAACCCGGTTGTCCTGGAAGCGGAACAGTGAGCGCTCGCCATCTTCATCAATGACCATACGGGCAATCCAGTGCCGGGTAAGACTGTCGAGATCAGCCTTGTCCATACTGCCGATCCAGCCCCAGTTGCGCTGTGGGTCTTCGAGTAGTTTGCGGAAAGCATCGTTGCCCGGGTTCTGCAGTTCAGTCAGCCATGGACTGATAGCGGCGAATTTTGAGAACTCGGTACGTCGGTAAAGTTGTACCGAGCGTTGCATGACGCCGGCGCTGTACAGCGAGGTGACCGGGTTGGGTTCGGCGAGGCTGTCCAGTGCCAAAATCAGCACGCGATTGAGTCTGGACTGTTCGCCTAGCCAGTTGTTGAGTACTTCGCTCATGCTGTGGCTCCCAGATCGCAGTTGCCTTCGCGGCAGGCTTCGCAGATCGGACAGCGTATGTCGCCGGTAGCGCGAGCGGCTTTGGCCAAGGCCATCTGTGCGGCGGCCGGGACGAGCAGGGCACCTGCTTTGTCTTTCGCTGCGGCCCACGGGATGACAGGTTCCAGAATCCCGATTCCCGTCCCCACTCCAGGCGCACCGCCGGTATTCACCTTCACCTCAGCCCCGCTGATGGTCACCCCACCGGCATCCACCTTCACAAAACTCCCGCCAGCCTTGGCGGTCAGCTCCATGCCACCCTCGATCACCACTTTCTCACCCGCGTGATAGTGAATCTCGGTCCCAGCCTCGACAAACTGCGCCGTACCGACCTTCACATGCTGCGTCACGCCCACCGTCAGGTGATCATCTGCGCGCATCTCACTGACACGATCCAGATGGGTAATCCGGTGTTCCTCGACCTTGAACTCGCTCAGGGTGTTGGCTTCAACCGTGTCATGCCGCTCATTCCCCACGCGGATCTTCTGGTCGTGCTCGATGTTCTCGTCCCAGTCGCGCTGGGCATGGATATAGATCTGCTCCACGCCCTTTTTGTCTTCGATGCGGAACTCGTTGTAGCCCTTGCCGCCCGGGGAGCTGAGGGTCTTGAAGGTGCTGCGGGTCTTGTTCGCCGGCAGGTCGTAGGGGACGACGTTTTCCTTGTGGTACAGGCAGCCGGTGACGAGTGGCTGGTCGGGGTCGCCTTCGAGGAAGGTGACGAGTACTTCCATGCCGATGCGCGGGATGGCGATGCCGCCGTAGGCCGCGCCGGCCCAGCCGCTGGCGACGCGTAGCCAGCAGGTGGTTTTGTCGTCGCTTTGGCCGTCGCGGTCCCAGTGGAACTGGACTTTGATGCGGCCGTACTGGTCGCAGTGGATTTCTTCACCTTTAGGGCCGGTGACGACCGCGGTCTGGCTGCCAAGGACTTTTGGTTTCGGGTGTTCGAGGGCAGGGCGGTAGTGCGCATCCCACGGCGTGGCGAGGAAGCTGTTGCGGTAGCCCTGGTGGAAATCGCTTTTGTTGTCGGTAACGTCGCTGGTGACGTTCTCGCCCAGCACTTGCGGTTGTTTGCCTTCGTGAAAGACTTCCAGCAGCAGCCACAGGTCGTTCCATTCAGCGCGCGGGTGTTCGGCCAGGGTCAGGAAGTGGCCGCTGGTCAGGGTCGGTTCGTCACCTTTGCCTTCGGCGAGTTTGTAGTCGCTGCGATGACGTTCAAGGGCGCGAGTCGAGAGGAATTTGCCGCGTTCGCGGGTGGTGAAGCGACCGGGGTAATCGTAGTCTTCGAGGTCTGGGGCGAACTCGGATTTGACCGCGCCTTCGGGCAGGATCTTCGGTTTTTCGAAGTCGTAGTCGCGGCGGCTGACGCGGGTGGTGCGGGTTTCCAGGCGCAGGTTGAAACGCTTGATCACCGGTTTGTCGGCGCTCATGCCGGAGTCTTGCTGGTAGCTCACGGCCTTGAGTTTGCGGAACACCGTCTGGTCGTCGCCGAACACCAGTTTGTGCCCGCTGCTGCTGTGCTGGAAGTGGAAGTGAATGCCTTCCTCTTCGCACAGGCGCTGGATGAAGTGCAGGTCGGACTCGTCGTACTGCACACAGTAATCGCGCTGCGGGTACTCGGCGTTGAGCTGGAAGCTGTAAGCGTCGGCCAGAATGCCGCGATCTTCGAGGACCTGGGCGATGATCTTCGGCACGGTGAGGTTCTGGAAAATCTGCTGGTCATGATTGTGCCGCAGATAGGCCAGTTGCGGCACCAGGCTGATGCTGTAACGGGTCAGGGTCTTGCCGGAATCGCCTTGCTCGATGCGATACACCAGGCCGTGAATCTTGCCCTCGCCGGTGGCGCCGAAGGTCAGCACGCCGGGCTTGTGCAGCAGCTCTTCGAGTTTGAGGTCGGGGCGGGCGCTGACCAGTTCGAGGTCGAAACGGAAAGGCTCGTTGAGGGCTTCGCGACCGGTGAAGCTGAGCACTTGCAGGTCGGCGGAGGCGCCTTCGAGCGTAAGGGTAATGTGGGTAGCGTTGGCGTCCAGCATGCCTTGAATTCCGTCCGTTGAATAAGCAGGTGACGGATGATGGAGGATTAAACCGCCTCGTTCAAGGCGCAAATGCCGTAGGGACGGGGGCCGCAGGGCATAGGGAAAACCCTTATGTCGGCGATTTCGCCTAATGAAACCGGGCACTTCGTCGTCATGAACGCGTGTCGAACGCGCAGGTCGGGCCAGCCCTGCGCTGAAGAATGATCGGTCAGTTTCAGACTAAAGTCGCCTTCAGCCCGTCAAAGCCATCTGCCATCATTGCGCCTCACCCCTGCGTGTCCACTTCTTCCCGGCTGTTTTTGACCCGGGACGGGAGCTATTTTTCTGGCTAACTGCGCCCCGGCGCAAACGCTGTACTGTTGGAGTTTTTCATGCGTCCCCCATTTCCCCTCATCACCCCGCGCCAGGCGTTTGGCTTCGGAGCCGTTGTGCTGTGCGCAGGTTTTGCCGCGCAGGCTCAGGCCAGTGGTTTTCTCGAAGACACCACGGCGAAAATCGAATCGCGCACGGTGTACTTCAACCGCGATTTCCGTGATGGGCACACCTCCAGCGACCAGGGCGCTTCCAAGCGTGAAGAGTCGGCACAGGGCTTCATTCTCAATCTGCAATCGGGCTACACCGAGGGCACGGTCGGCTTCGGTCTCGATGCGCTGGGCATGCTCGGCTTTCAGCTCGATTCCAGCCCTGATCGCAGCAACAGCGGCTTGCTGCCGTCCAGCGGCGAGAACCCGCGCGGCTCGAAGGGCCAGTACGCGAAAATGGGCCTGACCGCCAAGGTCAAAGTCTCGGACACGGTGCTGAAGTACGGCGCGTTGCTGCCGGATCTGCCGCTGCTCAAGTACAACGACGGTCGTTTGCTGCCGACCATGTTCAACGGCGCCATGCTGACCTCCAAAGAGGTCAAGGATCTGACCTTCATGGCCGCGCGTCTGGACAAGTACACCGCGCGCGATTCCACCGATTCGCAAGACATCCGCGTGCACTGCAAGAACAAGCGCTACGCCTGTAACACCACCGCCGATCATTTCGACATGTACGGCTTGGACTACAAGATCAACGATCGCCTGACCACGCAGTATCACTACGCGGAGCTGGAAGATATTTACCGTCAGCACTTCATCGGTTTGCTGGGCAATCAGCCGTTGGGCGACGGCGTATTGAAGGCTGACCTGCGTTTGATCAAGAGTGCCGACAGCGGCGCTGAGCGTGCCGGCTCCATCGACAACCGCGCCTTGAGCGGCATGCTCTCGTACGGCATCAGTGGCCACACCTTCAGCGCCG from Pseudomonas sp. P8_229 encodes:
- a CDS encoding NIPSNAP family protein, which encodes MITCHVRYVIDPYQLTEFEAYAKAWLDIVERLGGTHHGYFLPSEGASNIAYCLFSFPSLADYESYRHIALTDPQSTALVESLVQKKFIVSYERSFLRPLLP
- the eco gene encoding serine protease inhibitor ecotin, translated to MGSLRARATIGLLVAGLSTLAHAAKLEDVAPYPKAENGFTRQVIYLPKQDQEENFQVEVLAGKTLEVDCNRQRLGGALDEKNLEGWGYPFYRLEKVIGPMSTLMACPPGSQKKRAFVPVVGDGFMLRYNSKLPLVIYAPKDVEVRYRIWSASDKVGTAIAE
- a CDS encoding DUF1652 domain-containing protein, which translates into the protein MFLSALELRNIIESSFLPKRCQCTLSPDLSMTVKVFGDHQTDQVDLHVSGIDASHLNGCREINDLIAGLRSDLAQQTMPNHYSPRSRAV
- a CDS encoding DUF2790 domain-containing protein yields the protein MNIRTLLLTSALACTAFAGLAQANDTTAATKPVPYQYGMPLHVNKVISMTEQPTRQCKVVTADMKYVDNAGKPEEITYRKMSDACSDQN
- a CDS encoding lipase family protein, producing MQNQEKSMLSDQSRTCPLRGGWISFRLVDEFGDAKPYAGLSYVLTDSEGTKYQGNLDGEAFARLTGTYNGPLILTLSAAYAGAEKFYVDMSERIDYPLPITELQVAAEKTLRRPVGSTSKTGAYRASAEKGEYHKVEVRDFVEFNKHLPPAADLTNPLPAGCAKLARDFAGDKVPSFGIGLLPEKHYVLEVRALRAFRPLLSLAPKFSALNLYQLSLLATLSYGDFGQKPEKLEATLPKDFSFTYPTQGTVGHVLNTCLACFEEPTKYADSKNPSFPLVEDVPYSKRLEIVPFDPGLYPQNDPNAGAGIETPSSVHFFNDARQGPSDWKNTDTQAYATHDDRMILIAVRGTAENWDKWRDIDAQQVPIEGGTGKAHQGFYESFMALKPFIDNYIRRFRTNQKIIVCGHSLGGAIALLLSDWLYREITSDVILYTFGSPRAGDKEFVESAKGLVHHRIVNQNDPVPSVPAGWMDTKKPIWITGLAATVSGVLTPAAGGLVMAAGMTRFGGKPYWHHGEQRYFMPVQLPGRVLSSVLWTPGCEGYEEAAMARCVAQLKNNDTPDRKQFLVQAANGGDHKMLDGYIPACWATIRRWQETEKTGGYIISATESDRLKLEVETYRTQLEQWQIAADKEFPGGMIESRPQDRATAFQRRATMSDLQERQKAIRQAIEHNQKELDALKGTITTITRLSTTTLTLADIYGDCTALPELQIHIDRWAAHSENQKSERLAQIPSATIRATA
- a CDS encoding DUF4123 domain-containing protein: MSEVLNNWLGEQSRLNRVLILALDSLAEPNPVTSLYSAGVMQRSVQLYRRTEFSKFAAISPWLTELQNPGNDAFRKLLEDPQRNWGWIGSMDKADLDSLTRHWIARMVIDEDGERSLFRFQDNRVLARCLGNMKETEWPLLLGPISSVLYWDQDHWKSADNSRPGMYPVPNPAPWLRTPESGEQARSILRDNLKRWLLTYHVDAAATLAETRVVSEWLEEQLDLLEAWDWRTPEQREMMLSHRLSPACMTDVAWEPLPGETSQLHFDRCQRVFVDQKAGSAA
- a CDS encoding type VI secretion system tip protein VgrG; amino-acid sequence: MLDANATHITLTLEGASADLQVLSFTGREALNEPFRFDLELVSARPDLKLEELLHKPGVLTFGATGEGKIHGLVYRIEQGDSGKTLTRYSISLVPQLAYLRHNHDQQIFQNLTVPKIIAQVLEDRGILADAYSFQLNAEYPQRDYCVQYDESDLHFIQRLCEEEGIHFHFQHSSSGHKLVFGDDQTVFRKLKAVSYQQDSGMSADKPVIKRFNLRLETRTTRVSRRDYDFEKPKILPEGAVKSEFAPDLEDYDYPGRFTTRERGKFLSTRALERHRSDYKLAEGKGDEPTLTSGHFLTLAEHPRAEWNDLWLLLEVFHEGKQPQVLGENVTSDVTDNKSDFHQGYRNSFLATPWDAHYRPALEHPKPKVLGSQTAVVTGPKGEEIHCDQYGRIKVQFHWDRDGQSDDKTTCWLRVASGWAGAAYGGIAIPRIGMEVLVTFLEGDPDQPLVTGCLYHKENVVPYDLPANKTRSTFKTLSSPGGKGYNEFRIEDKKGVEQIYIHAQRDWDENIEHDQKIRVGNERHDTVEANTLSEFKVEEHRITHLDRVSEMRADDHLTVGVTQHVKVGTAQFVEAGTEIHYHAGEKVVIEGGMELTAKAGGSFVKVDAGGVTISGAEVKVNTGGAPGVGTGIGILEPVIPWAAAKDKAGALLVPAAAQMALAKAARATGDIRCPICEACREGNCDLGATA
- a CDS encoding OprD family porin — encoded protein: MRPPFPLITPRQAFGFGAVVLCAGFAAQAQASGFLEDTTAKIESRTVYFNRDFRDGHTSSDQGASKREESAQGFILNLQSGYTEGTVGFGLDALGMLGFQLDSSPDRSNSGLLPSSGENPRGSKGQYAKMGLTAKVKVSDTVLKYGALLPDLPLLKYNDGRLLPTMFNGAMLTSKEVKDLTFMAARLDKYTARDSTDSQDIRVHCKNKRYACNTTADHFDMYGLDYKINDRLTTQYHYAELEDIYRQHFIGLLGNQPLGDGVLKADLRLIKSADSGAERAGSIDNRALSGMLSYGISGHTFSAGWQRMNGDNSMPYLDGSNPYLVNYVQVNDFAAAQERSWQLRYDYDFKAIGINGLSFLTRYVNGDHIKVPGSDQEGKEWERDSELKYVIQTGTFKDVSLRLRNATYRTNYEKFARDVDETRLIVSYNFSVL